GCGCACAGTCGCCGCGGAAAGTGCCACGGTGTCAGGCACTGGCATACCAAGCCGAATAAGGCGCTGCAGGCATTTCGCCCGCGCGCCGTGCAGCTTCCGGTGGACAGCAGCGGTGGGCGTAATCAGCTCAAAGTTCAAATGGTCCAACATACTGCGGCGCAGCATAGGGGAGTTAAGTGTTCAAACAAGGGCGACGCACCGGCACGCCGCAGATTTTTTGGCGGGTGTTACCCTTCGATCTTGGTCAGATCGGCCACCCCGCCGCAAATGGTGCGGATACGGTGCAGCAGGCAAAGGCGGTTGCGACGCACGATCTGGTTGTCCGAGTTCACCTGCGTGGCCTCGAAAAACGCATCAATCGGGCCGCGCAGCTTTGCCATGGCGTGCATAGCCTTCGCAAACTCGCCATCCGCCATTGCGGGCTTGATCACAGCATCAGCAGTGTCGAGTGCTGCAAACAGTGCCTTTTCCTCGTCGTTTTCGGCGAATTTCGGGTTTGGGTCCAACTCGTAGGACACGCCGTCTTTCTCCTCCTCCGCCGACAGGATGTTGTTGGCGCGTTTGAACCCCTGGATCAGGTTTTCGCCGTCGTCGGTTTTCAACGTCTCCGAGAGCGCCTCTGCCCGTTTGACCAGAAGGTTCAGATCGTCATTGCCCGGCATGGCGATGCAAGCGTCGATGATGTCATGACGCACGCCCTTGTCTTTGAGGAAGACTTTGAGACGGTCGTGGAAGAAGGAGATGAGGTCAGGAATACGTCCAAGCATCTCATCCACGACCTCATCAAGCTCCCTTTGCTCTCTTTTCGCAGGGTATTCTTCGGCAAGATACTTAGCGGACCGTATCCCATGCAACTGAAGCATGTCCGCCAGCTCCACGCTAAGATCATTCGTGACTAGCAATCTGATGACACCAAGTGCAGCCCTGCGCAGAGCAAATGGATCCTTTGAACCGGTTGGACGTTCGTCAATCAACCAGAAGCCGACGAGCGTATCAATCTTGTCAGCCAGTGCTACAATGAATGAGATCGGGCTAGTCGGAACGTCGTCGGAAGGCCCCAAGGGCGAGTAGTGTTCTTCAGCGGCCCGCGAAACTTCGTCTTCGAGCCCCGCCGCTTCTAAATAGTAACGCCCCATAACTCCTTGTAATTCCGGAAATTCATAGACCATTTCGGAACTAAGATCGGCTTTAGCCACACGTGCGGCTTTCTCAGCCAGAACCGCATCAACACCGACTGACCCAGCGAGTTGCGCAGCCAAAGCGGAAAACCGATTGATACGCTCAGCTTGAGTGCCCAGCTTATTATGAAAGGTGACCATCGCAAGTTGATTTAACCAAGCCGAACGATCGGTCTTGGATGCACGCAAATCGTTCTCCCAGAAGAACTTGCCATCTGCCAGACGCGCGGACAGCACCCGACCGTTACCAGCCAGAATGGTCGCACCGTGATCGGCGGTCTCGATATTGGCCACGGTCACATATTGCTCGATCCGGCCCGTCTTGGGGTTCTTCACCGAGAAGAACTTCTGGTGTTCCTTCATCGAGGTTTTCAGTACCTCCGGCGGCAGGTCCAAGAACTGCTCTTCGATCTTGCCCATCAACACCACGGGCCATTCGACAAGCCCTGCAACCTCTGCCAGCAATCCACGATCCTCGACCACCTCCATGCCCTGCGCGAACGCCTGATTGGTGGCCTCCGCCCAGATGTGATCCGCCCGCTCGGAGGCGTCCAGAACCACCTTGGCGCGCTTTAGCTTTGCCGCGTAGTCTTCGAAAGACGTTACAGAAAACTCCTCCGGCGCCATGAAGCGGTGACCTTGGGTCGTATTGCCAGCCTTGATGCCGTCGATATCGAGATCAACCACCTCTGCCCCTGCCTCGTCGGACAGGATGCACAGAATGGAATGCAACGGACGCACCCAGCGCAGCGTGCCAATCCCCCAGCGCATGGATTTGGGCCACGGGAAGTTGCGCACGGTCTGGTCCAGCACCTCCGCCACGATCTCCGCCGCCGGACGGCCCGGCTTGTCGATCACCGCGAACCAAACTTGGCCCTTCTTGTCGTCACGGGCCTCCAGCTGGTCTTGGGTCAGGCCGGTCGAGCGCAGGAAGCCCGCCATCGCCTGCTCCGGCGCACCCACCTTGGGGCCTTTTCGTTCTTCCTTGAGTGCGGGCGATGCGGCCAGCACCCCCTCAATTGACAAGGTCAAACGGCGCGGGGTCGAGAACGCACCGGCAGAGGCATAGGTCAGCCCTGCCTCGACCAAGCCATCGGTCACCAGTTTTTTCAGATCAGCCGCGGCCTTGCCCTGCATCCGCGCAGGAATTTCCTCGGAGAAGAGTTCGATCAGAAGATCAGGCATATCAGTTGCTTTCCGTAGGTCGTGCTGGGCATTCAGGGCCGACGGCAGTTCCGTCATAGGCCCGTTGCCCGCAATCATTGAGCTGCTGCCAGACATAGCCGCGCCCGTCTTCAAAGATGGCCACGATGCGGTCCACCCCGTATTCGATGTTTTCGCGCCCGACAAAGGCCAGCGCAGTGCCGTTTTCCAATGCTTCGCCGATTTCCTCGGCGTTAAAGCAGTCGAACCACTCTGGCGCGGTCAAAGGGATGGCCCCATCGGCCAATTCGTAGCTTTCCGTCAGCATGGAATGCGACATAGGTGTGCTGAAACAGGCGCGGTAGCGGATCGGCGAAGAGGTCGCGTCGATGGCAGTGATGGTATCCGCGATGATCCCTTCAGGCTCGCCTGTGGAAACGGACACAAGCTCCACCGCGTCCGGCGTCTCCACCTCTGCGTAGAAGTGATAGACCTGCAGGTAATACAGGCTCGCGCCGGCGATGAGTGCGATGATCATGATGGCGACCCCAATAAGCTTCCCGCTCATGCCGCGGTCTCGGGGCTGTAGCCCCCCGCCGCCGTCTGCACGAACGCGTCGGCACAGGCCACCGCCAACGTGCGCACCCGCCCGATATAGGCTTGGCGTTCGGTGACCGAGATCACCCCGCGTGCGTCCAACAGGTTGAACAGGTGGGAGGCCTTGATGCACTGGTCATAGGCCGGTTGCGCCATCACGATGCGACGGCCGGTCTTGGGATCGTCTGCAGGCTGCGCCAAGATACGGCCGCATTCCGCTTCCGCGTCCTTGAAGTGTTGCAGCAGCGTGTCCGTGTCGGCCACGTCGAAATTCCACCGCGCGTATTGCGCCTCGGCTTCGCGGAACACGTCGCCATAGGTCAACGGAATCGGCGCATCGGGATCGTTGAACGGCATCTCGTTGCCGTCATCATAACCCAGAACATACATCGCCAGACGCTCCAACCCGTAGGTCAGCTCCCCCGAGACAGGTTTGCAGTCATGGCCGCCAACCTGCTGGAAATATGTAAACTGAGACACTTCCATGCCATCGCACCAGACTTCCCAGCCCAAGCCCCACGCCCCCAACGTCGGGCTTTCCCAGTCATCTTCGACAAACCGGATGTCGTGCATCGCCATGTCGATCCCGATCACCTCAAGCGAGCCGAGATAGAGCGCCTGCAAATCGGGCGGCGAAGGTTTGATGATCACCTGATACTGGTAATAGTGTTGCCAACGGTTCGGGCTATCGCCATAGCGCCCGTCGGTTGGGCGGCGGGACGGCTGCACATAGGCTGCCGACCACGGGGTCGAGCCCAGCGCGCGCAACGTCGTGCCCGGGTGGAAGGTTCCGGCACCCACCTCCATATCATAGGGCTGCAGCACGGCGCAGCCTTGAGCTGCCCAGTAGCTTTGCAGTCGCATGATGATCTCCTGAAAGGAGCGCGGTTTTTGCAGCTTTTCGGCCATGATACTCGCCTTGATGGGTGTTTGGCCCCTCAATAGGCAACCCGTGTAAGAGGGTCAATCAACAGAACCGCCATAACAGTGCAGTGAACACGAGCTTTTCAGATGCACCTGCCGCCCTAAGTGATAACTTGCGCCAGATAAGATTCGGGGCGGCCCTTAGATCGCTCGTCGGACCAATGGGGATTTGAGTATGTCGCGCAGTGTTTTTGCAGCTTTGTTTCTTTCAATGTCGAGTGTCGCGTTTTCGGCGGCAGCCCAGTCCTGGGTGCAAGTCGAAGCCCTGCCCGATTTGCGCACGGCCCAAGAACGCGCCCGCGCCTATGGCTCCGCGCTGAAAGACGTGAACGGGTTCCGCTTGCGCTCGGGCTGGTATGCTCTGGCCCTTGGTCCGTATGGCGAAGCGGAAGCTCAAGCCAAACTGCGTGAGTTGCGCAGCGCGGGCATCATTCCAGGCGACAGCTATATTTCTGACAACCAACCCTACCGCCAGCAGTTCTGGCCGGTCGGCGCAGCCACCACGGCCACCGCTCCACAAGCTCCACAACAGCCCGAAGCAACGGCGCCAGCCCCAGAGGCTGTGGCAGAGCCAGCCGTACCTCCTGTACCCGTGGAGCTGGACGAAACCCCACGAGAGGCCCGCGCCTCCGAGGCGCTGCTCAGCCGCGATCAGAAGAAAGACCTGCAAGTCGCGATGCAGTGGTTCGGCTTCTACAAATCCGCTATCGACGGATCGTTTGGAAGAGGCACCCGCAACTCTATGGCACAATGGCAGGAGGCCAACGGCTTCACCGCCACTGGCATTCTGACGACCAAGCAGCGCGCGGCTTTGGTGGACAACTACACCAATGCGCTGGCCGCCTTGGGTCTGGGGCCAGTAAAGGAAGAAAAAGCTGGGCTGGAGCTGACTATGCCCATCGGCCTCGTCGAGTTCGACAAGTACGAATACCCTTTCGTGCAATACCGCGAGAAGAATGGCTCCGGCATCGAGGCGCTGCTGATTTCACAACCCGGCGACACGGATACTCTGTTTGGTCTCTATGAGATCATGCAAACGCTGGAAATCGTGCCGCTGGAAGGCGAGCGCTCCAAGGGGCGTCGATCATTTACTCTGACTGGCCAGAACGAAGAAATCCAGTCCTACACCTATGCCCGCTCCGAGGGCGGTTACGTCAAAGGCTTTACACTAGTCTACCCTCCGGCCAAGGCAGCCGACATGGCGCGAGTAATCGAGATTATGCAAGACAGCATGGTCATAACCGAAGGCACCCTAACGCCGGACCTGTCCAACGCTGCGAACCAAGGCTTGGATTTGTTATCGGGCTTGGACGTGCGCACGCCAAAGCTGGCACGCTCCGGCTTTTATGTTGACGGGCGCGGCCACGTGTTGACCACAGCGGAAACCGTCGCCTCTTGCGGGCGCGTCACATTGGATGACACCTATGAGGCGACCGTCAAAGCAACCGGAAACGGGTTGGCTCTTTTGGAGCCGACAACAAGCCTTGTGCCGCTGAACTACGCCCGTCTGGCGAGTGCAATCGGACGCCTGCACGCTCCAGTTGTTGTGGCAGGCTACTCCTACGAAGGTGCGCTGGATGCGCCCACTCTGACCTATGGGTCGCTGGAAGACCTGAAAGGGCTTGGCGGTGAGGCGGAATTAAAGCGGCTGGACCTAGCGGCCCTACCCGGTGACGTTGGCGGCCCTGTGATGGACATGACAGGCGCGGTGACCGGCATGCTGGTTGACCATGACGTGAATGGCAAGTCCTTGCCCAGCGCTGTGCGGTTCGCGCTGAAAGCCAGCGAACTTGCGACGTTCCTGAGCGAGAGCGGCGTGGTCGCAGCCGCATCGGACGGGACGGCAGAGCTGGATGCGGAAGACTTGGTGGTTCTGGGCACGGATATGACCGTGCTGGTGGGCTGCTGGGAGTAGCCTCAAAACGGTGGCGAAACAGATAGGGGCGAATGTCGCGCAGACATGGCCCCTAGAGACCGGCCACTAGCTCCTTGGCCAGCGCGCGCGGTCTGGTGATGGACAGAACAGTCCGGGCCTCCTGCCTCCGCCCGTCGCGGACGAGGCACGCCGCCAAAGAGAAGTCGATCAGGTCGCGTTGCGCATTCGATCCACCGAGACGGGCGTGATCGTGCATGACCTCACAAAATTTCGTAGCCGCCTTCGCCCAATTCCCATCTTCCATCTCGCGATACGCTGTCGCAAGCACTCGTGTCAGATCGCCGGCCGGTCCAGCACCGCTGTCGATAATGACATCTAACGCATCACGGTTGCCACTGCGTGCGTGCGCGATTGCTGCGTGCAAATCTGCGAAGCCAAGACCCGGTTTCGGGAAACGCGCGAGAGCATAGGCGCTGATCTTTTTCCAGCGCTCGATCGGAACAGTGACGCCCGCGAGTTCGGCCCTAAACAAGAGAGCTGCCGTATCTGTCATCACATTCAGCGGCGGGCCTTGGCTATGTTCCGGAGCAATTGCGCCGTCCAATACTTCCCACATTCGGTCCAGATCGCCGGTCTCCAATGACCACAATCCAACATGCCAAGACACGTGGTTGTATAATGCCCCTGCGGGATCGTACCGCTTCCACCAGTCTGATAGGTATCTGAACCCCTCTTCGTCTTCCTGCTCCTCGTAATACAGGTGCGCGCGAATATGTGCGGAATGCGCGCTATTCGGGTTGGCAACAAGCGCAGCCTCCACATTGGTTTCTGCGTCCGCTAGCTGCCCAACCTCTAACTGCGCAAATGCGAGTTGAGCCCGATACCACCAGTTGTCACCGTAATGCGGCGCGAGCCGCGAGATAAACGCCAGTTGTTCCGCCTCGCGTCCGGGCAACCCTGAAAAACCGATCAAGCCGAAGACGCTTGTGCACATCTGCGCAATCATCACATCTGCGGGCCACTCCTGAACATGTTCGTAAACCGCACTCCGAGCCGCAGCTGACTTTCCTTCCAAAAGCAGCCCCGCTGCATTGATGTGTGAGCGCTCTCTTGCGCTGAGACCCGGTGCCAGTGTGCGGGCACGCGCAAGGCTTGCCTTAACCTGCTCAGGCCGAGCTCGCATCTGCATTTCGCGCGCGAGACCAATATGTGCGAGTGCGAAGCCTTCATCAAAATCGATTGCGACCTCAAAGGCCTCCGTCACCCCCGGCTCTGCGCCGAGGAAGCGCTGCACGCCTAAATCATAAGCGGTGAGTGCATCAGGTGACGATGTGCCAACAGAATTCCCATAGGCGTCATCAAGCATCTCGATAGCCCTTCAGTTCGGTTGTATTCTGAACAGTGGCAGCGCCAGGGGTTGTGAGTCAACTCTGCGGCCATTGCTTGAAAGATCGGGTCAGACGCCTCACAGCAAACAATGACTATCGGAAATCCGCGATCCCTAAGCCCCTGCCGTCTCCGGCGTGACGTGAATCAGCGTGGGCCCATCAGCGGCCAGCGCATCGGTCACGGCCTGTTTGAACGCCTCCAGCGATCGCGGGGCCGCTGCACTGGCACCATAGGCCTCGGCCAGCTTGCAGAAATCGGGGTTGCGCGCGATCACGGCGTTCGGTGCGATTTGAGCGTTGACCATGCTGTCTTCAATCTCTTTTAGCTTGCCATTATCCCAGACGATGATCGGCAGGCTGAGGCCCAGTTCCACCGCCGTGGCAAGCTCCTGAATATTATACTGAAAACCGCTGTCACCGTTGATCGAGATCACCGGTTTGTCCCCCGCCCCCACCTTGCCACCAATGGCTGCGGGCAGTGCATAGCCAAGGGTGCCGAAGCCAGACGGATGATGCCAATGGCCAGCGCGGTCCATCGGGTAGGTTTCATTTGCGACATAGGCGAACTGAGTCATGTCTGAGAAAATCATCGTCTCGACTGGCAACACCGCCCGCAGCGCATCCACCAGAGGCACAATGCCCGGGCGGTCAGCATCGGTCTCGGCGCGCCATTGCGCACGTGTGGCTTTGATGGCGGCGGCGTCCCAGTCGCTGCGCGACGGCTCCATTGCCTTCAGCAACGCGTCGCAAAACACTGTGCAGTCGGCCAGCACGGGATCGGTCACAATGTGGCGGTCGGCCAGCACCTGAGGGTCAATGTCCACGCGGATCAGTGGGCAATCATGGCCTAGGGGATCCCGCCACAGATCGCATTCCGACAGCTCGCTGCCCAAGACGAGCACCAGATCGGCCTGAGCGAAAACCTCCAAACTGCCGGTACGACCCAAACAAGCGCCAAAGCTTCGCGGTGCGTCATCGGGATACAAACCCCGCCCAGCATTGGTCATAAAGACAGCAGCACCGGATTTGGTCGCCACCTGCCCCGCTGTTTTGAATGCCTTGCGCGCCCCGCCGCCAAGGATCACAATCGGACGCTTGGCGTCAGTCAGCATTTGCACAATGCGGGTAACCTGCGCAGTGCTAGGCGCATCGAGCGCAACCTGCACCGAGCGCTGTGGTGCGGACGCTGCGTCGCCTTGGAGCAATGCGATCGGCACATTCATCAACTTTGGGCGCGGTCGCGACGTTTGGAATTCCAGCAGAGCGCGGTCGATCATGTGATAGGCCGCGTTTGCGGTGCGGGCGGTCTCGGACCAGTCGGCAACGGTCGCAGCCGCGCCCTCTTGATCCAGCATCTGGTGCAACTGGCCACGTGTCGCGACGGTTTCGTCAAGACAGGACGCGATCACCATCATCGGAACTGAATCCGAGTAGGCCTGCCCCACGGGATTCAAGATGTTGCACAAGCCCGGCCCGGTAATCACATAGGCCACGCCCGGCTTGCCAGTGGCGCGGGCATACCCGTCCGCCATGAAACCTGCGCCCTGCTCGTTGCGCGCCAAGACATGGGTCAGACCCGCCTCTTCAATGCCACGATACATCTCTTGGTTGTGGACTCCCGGGATGCCAAAGATCACTTCGACGCCCCGATCTTTCAACATATGCGACAGTTGCGCACCAAGTGGTTTCGTCGACATATCAAGCCCTCCAGAAGCGGATCGTGAACATGGCATAAACTGCTAGGATTTCGAGACGGCCAATCAACATGCCAGCCGCGAGCATCCATTTGGCGGCATCATTCAGACCTGAGAAATTGCCTGCGGGCCCGATCTCTGACCCCAGCCCTGGCCCGATATTCGCCAAAGCCGTGGCCGCTCCAGACACAGAAGTGATAAAATCCAGTCCCGTCATCCCCAGAAGCACTGACAGAAGCCCAAGGGACACCACGAACATCACAAAGAACGACATCACAGATGACAAAACATCCTCGCTCACCGGTTTGCCGTCATAGCGGGGATGAAAGACACCATGCGGTGTGTGAATGCGGCGCACCTGCGCCTTGATCGACGCAAAAAGCAACTGATAGCGGAATATCTTCACCGAACAGGCGGTCGAGCCGGCGCAGCCGCCGATCAGCCCAAGAAAGAAGAAGATCGCCACCGCGAGGCTTCCCCAAAGCTGATAGTCCACGCTGGCATACCCGGTGCCCGAAATGATCGAGACCACGTTGAAAAGCCCCTCGCGAAACCCTTCTTCAGGGTGGTCCCCGAAGGCGAACAGTCGGAACAGCGTCAACAGAACCGTAAAGGCCAAAATAGTCGCCAAATAGGCGCGCAACTGACTGTCACGCAGCAGCGGCATGGCCGAGCCGGAGAGCAGCTGCACGTAGCGCACGAAAGGCAAGGAAGCCAAGATCATGAAGAACGACGCCACATATTCCGGGTTGCCCTGAAACGCCCCGAATGACGCGTCGGACGTCGAGAACCCGCCCGTCGACATGGTGGTTAACGCGTGATTGATCGCCTCGAACGCGGGAAGCCCCACCATCAGATAGGCGACCGTACACGCTACGGTCAGCCCGACGTAGAAATACGAGATTTGTGCCGCGATCTGCACCGCGCGCGGCAGCACCTTGCCCATCGTATCAAACGCTTCGGAGCGGAAAATCTGCATACCGCCAACCCGCAACTCTGGCAGGAATACCATCGCAACCACGATAATGCCGATGCCACCGAACCATTGCAGCATAGAGCGCCACAGCTTCAGCCCGTCTGGCAGGGTCTCGATCTGGGTCAGAACAGTTGCGCCCGTCGTGGTAAGCCCTGACATGGCCTCGAAAAATGCGTCCACATAGCGCGCCTCCGTGGCACCTAGGTAAAGTGGCAAGGCGCCAAAAATCGGCAGCGCCAACCAAACACCCGTTGTCAGAAGGAAGGTCTGCTGAATGGTGAGCTTGTCC
Above is a window of Litoreibacter janthinus DNA encoding:
- the glyS gene encoding glycine--tRNA ligase subunit beta, whose amino-acid sequence is MPDLLIELFSEEIPARMQGKAAADLKKLVTDGLVEAGLTYASAGAFSTPRRLTLSIEGVLAASPALKEERKGPKVGAPEQAMAGFLRSTGLTQDQLEARDDKKGQVWFAVIDKPGRPAAEIVAEVLDQTVRNFPWPKSMRWGIGTLRWVRPLHSILCILSDEAGAEVVDLDIDGIKAGNTTQGHRFMAPEEFSVTSFEDYAAKLKRAKVVLDASERADHIWAEATNQAFAQGMEVVEDRGLLAEVAGLVEWPVVLMGKIEEQFLDLPPEVLKTSMKEHQKFFSVKNPKTGRIEQYVTVANIETADHGATILAGNGRVLSARLADGKFFWENDLRASKTDRSAWLNQLAMVTFHNKLGTQAERINRFSALAAQLAGSVGVDAVLAEKAARVAKADLSSEMVYEFPELQGVMGRYYLEAAGLEDEVSRAAEEHYSPLGPSDDVPTSPISFIVALADKIDTLVGFWLIDERPTGSKDPFALRRAALGVIRLLVTNDLSVELADMLQLHGIRSAKYLAEEYPAKREQRELDEVVDEMLGRIPDLISFFHDRLKVFLKDKGVRHDIIDACIAMPGNDDLNLLVKRAEALSETLKTDDGENLIQGFKRANNILSAEEEKDGVSYELDPNPKFAENDEEKALFAALDTADAVIKPAMADGEFAKAMHAMAKLRGPIDAFFEATQVNSDNQIVRRNRLCLLHRIRTICGGVADLTKIEG
- a CDS encoding tetratricopeptide repeat protein, which produces MLDDAYGNSVGTSSPDALTAYDLGVQRFLGAEPGVTEAFEVAIDFDEGFALAHIGLAREMQMRARPEQVKASLARARTLAPGLSARERSHINAAGLLLEGKSAAARSAVYEHVQEWPADVMIAQMCTSVFGLIGFSGLPGREAEQLAFISRLAPHYGDNWWYRAQLAFAQLEVGQLADAETNVEAALVANPNSAHSAHIRAHLYYEEQEDEEGFRYLSDWWKRYDPAGALYNHVSWHVGLWSLETGDLDRMWEVLDGAIAPEHSQGPPLNVMTDTAALLFRAELAGVTVPIERWKKISAYALARFPKPGLGFADLHAAIAHARSGNRDALDVIIDSGAGPAGDLTRVLATAYREMEDGNWAKAATKFCEVMHDHARLGGSNAQRDLIDFSLAACLVRDGRRQEARTVLSITRPRALAKELVAGL
- a CDS encoding glycine--tRNA ligase subunit alpha, producing the protein MAEKLQKPRSFQEIIMRLQSYWAAQGCAVLQPYDMEVGAGTFHPGTTLRALGSTPWSAAYVQPSRRPTDGRYGDSPNRWQHYYQYQVIIKPSPPDLQALYLGSLEVIGIDMAMHDIRFVEDDWESPTLGAWGLGWEVWCDGMEVSQFTYFQQVGGHDCKPVSGELTYGLERLAMYVLGYDDGNEMPFNDPDAPIPLTYGDVFREAEAQYARWNFDVADTDTLLQHFKDAEAECGRILAQPADDPKTGRRIVMAQPAYDQCIKASHLFNLLDARGVISVTERQAYIGRVRTLAVACADAFVQTAAGGYSPETAA
- a CDS encoding serine protease; the protein is MSRSVFAALFLSMSSVAFSAAAQSWVQVEALPDLRTAQERARAYGSALKDVNGFRLRSGWYALALGPYGEAEAQAKLRELRSAGIIPGDSYISDNQPYRQQFWPVGAATTATAPQAPQQPEATAPAPEAVAEPAVPPVPVELDETPREARASEALLSRDQKKDLQVAMQWFGFYKSAIDGSFGRGTRNSMAQWQEANGFTATGILTTKQRAALVDNYTNALAALGLGPVKEEKAGLELTMPIGLVEFDKYEYPFVQYREKNGSGIEALLISQPGDTDTLFGLYEIMQTLEIVPLEGERSKGRRSFTLTGQNEEIQSYTYARSEGGYVKGFTLVYPPAKAADMARVIEIMQDSMVITEGTLTPDLSNAANQGLDLLSGLDVRTPKLARSGFYVDGRGHVLTTAETVASCGRVTLDDTYEATVKATGNGLALLEPTTSLVPLNYARLASAIGRLHAPVVVAGYSYEGALDAPTLTYGSLEDLKGLGGEAELKRLDLAALPGDVGGPVMDMTGAVTGMLVDHDVNGKSLPSAVRFALKASELATFLSESGVVAAASDGTAELDAEDLVVLGTDMTVLVGCWE
- a CDS encoding thiamine pyrophosphate-binding protein, giving the protein MSTKPLGAQLSHMLKDRGVEVIFGIPGVHNQEMYRGIEEAGLTHVLARNEQGAGFMADGYARATGKPGVAYVITGPGLCNILNPVGQAYSDSVPMMVIASCLDETVATRGQLHQMLDQEGAAATVADWSETARTANAAYHMIDRALLEFQTSRPRPKLMNVPIALLQGDAASAPQRSVQVALDAPSTAQVTRIVQMLTDAKRPIVILGGGARKAFKTAGQVATKSGAAVFMTNAGRGLYPDDAPRSFGACLGRTGSLEVFAQADLVLVLGSELSECDLWRDPLGHDCPLIRVDIDPQVLADRHIVTDPVLADCTVFCDALLKAMEPSRSDWDAAAIKATRAQWRAETDADRPGIVPLVDALRAVLPVETMIFSDMTQFAYVANETYPMDRAGHWHHPSGFGTLGYALPAAIGGKVGAGDKPVISINGDSGFQYNIQELATAVELGLSLPIIVWDNGKLKEIEDSMVNAQIAPNAVIARNPDFCKLAEAYGASAAAPRSLEAFKQAVTDALAADGPTLIHVTPETAGA
- a CDS encoding DUF6446 family protein; this encodes MSGKLIGVAIMIIALIAGASLYYLQVYHFYAEVETPDAVELVSVSTGEPEGIIADTITAIDATSSPIRYRACFSTPMSHSMLTESYELADGAIPLTAPEWFDCFNAEEIGEALENGTALAFVGRENIEYGVDRIVAIFEDGRGYVWQQLNDCGQRAYDGTAVGPECPARPTESN
- a CDS encoding TrkH family potassium uptake protein, whose product is MFDVRPVAYVIGLLTASLGVSMLVPLMLDLWVGNGHWPAFAESAIITTAIGGLMALATVNGVGDKLTIQQTFLLTTGVWLALPIFGALPLYLGATEARYVDAFFEAMSGLTTTGATVLTQIETLPDGLKLWRSMLQWFGGIGIIVVAMVFLPELRVGGMQIFRSEAFDTMGKVLPRAVQIAAQISYFYVGLTVACTVAYLMVGLPAFEAINHALTTMSTGGFSTSDASFGAFQGNPEYVASFFMILASLPFVRYVQLLSGSAMPLLRDSQLRAYLATILAFTVLLTLFRLFAFGDHPEEGFREGLFNVVSIISGTGYASVDYQLWGSLAVAIFFFLGLIGGCAGSTACSVKIFRYQLLFASIKAQVRRIHTPHGVFHPRYDGKPVSEDVLSSVMSFFVMFVVSLGLLSVLLGMTGLDFITSVSGAATALANIGPGLGSEIGPAGNFSGLNDAAKWMLAAGMLIGRLEILAVYAMFTIRFWRA